One part of the Ancylomarina subtilis genome encodes these proteins:
- the nadA gene encoding quinolinate synthase NadA: protein MKKQEIIKQIEDLKAKKNAVILAHYYTDTDIQDLADYIGDSLGLARQASKTTADIIVFCGVHFMAETAAITSPDKKVLIPAQRCGCSLAESITGADLRKWKTANPDGLVVSYVNTTAEVKAETDYCCTSSNALQVIEHLGKDQKIFFTPDKNLGAYLNKKTGYNMELWDGDCCVHERISSDMVLDMHQQYPEADILIHPESNCSGDDMILAHPKTFFYSTAGIIKHAKESDKKQFIIATEKGTLHQLQKENPDKEFILVHPKVICGSMKKVTLQSLYEALLHEQYQVVVDPEITKKAQLSINRMLEIG, encoded by the coding sequence ATGAAAAAACAAGAAATAATCAAGCAAATAGAAGACTTGAAGGCAAAGAAGAATGCGGTTATTCTTGCACACTATTATACCGATACCGATATTCAGGATTTAGCTGATTATATTGGAGATTCACTAGGTTTAGCTCGACAAGCTTCGAAAACCACTGCAGATATTATTGTATTTTGTGGGGTTCATTTTATGGCTGAAACGGCTGCGATTACATCACCTGATAAAAAAGTTTTAATCCCGGCTCAACGTTGCGGTTGCTCTTTGGCTGAAAGCATAACAGGTGCAGATCTTCGCAAATGGAAAACAGCTAATCCAGATGGTCTGGTTGTTTCATATGTTAATACCACTGCCGAAGTTAAAGCCGAAACGGATTATTGTTGCACATCATCAAATGCACTGCAAGTGATCGAACACTTGGGTAAAGATCAAAAAATATTCTTCACTCCGGATAAAAACCTAGGCGCTTATTTAAATAAGAAAACCGGCTATAATATGGAACTGTGGGATGGTGATTGCTGTGTGCACGAGAGAATATCTTCGGATATGGTTTTGGATATGCATCAACAATACCCTGAGGCTGATATTTTGATTCACCCGGAAAGTAACTGTTCTGGTGATGATATGATTTTAGCTCATCCTAAAACATTCTTTTATTCTACGGCGGGAATTATTAAACACGCTAAAGAATCAGATAAAAAACAATTTATTATTGCAACTGAAAAAGGTACCCTTCATCAACTACAGAAAGAAAATCCTGATAAGGAATTCATTTTGGTTCACCCAAAAGTAATTTGTGGATCGATGAAAAAAGTGACTCTGCAAAGCCTGTATGAGGCCTTACTTCATGAACAATATCAAGTTGTGGTTGATCCTGAAATCACAAAAAAAGCTCAACTCTCTATAAACAGAATGTTAGAGATTGGATAA
- the nadC gene encoding carboxylating nicotinate-nucleotide diphosphorylase translates to MEGTGLNSEEVDFIIDHAFREDIGSGDITSNSLIPESTTAKASMTAKADGVIAGLPIAKKVFEKLDSNLIWKPIVKDGDRVKKGDLIVEIEASFRALLTGERLALNLLQRLSGIATETAKYVKEVEGTKVKILDTRKTVPGLRTFDKYAVKMGGGTNHRIGLFDLAMIKDNHIKIAGGITKAVAQVRKAIPADIKIEVETTTLEEVAEAADAGSDIIMLDNMSNEMMTEAVKLINGRCLVEASGNMNIQRLKGVAATGIDVISVGALTHSVIALDISQNICQI, encoded by the coding sequence ATGGAAGGAACCGGACTAAACTCAGAGGAAGTCGATTTCATTATAGATCACGCCTTTCGAGAAGATATCGGAAGTGGCGACATAACCAGCAACAGCTTAATTCCTGAAAGCACAACCGCAAAGGCAAGTATGACTGCAAAGGCAGATGGTGTGATTGCAGGATTACCAATTGCAAAAAAAGTATTCGAAAAATTAGACTCAAACCTAATTTGGAAGCCAATCGTTAAAGATGGTGACAGAGTTAAAAAAGGCGATTTGATTGTTGAAATTGAAGCCAGTTTCAGAGCTTTACTCACTGGAGAGCGTCTTGCTCTGAATCTTTTACAACGTCTATCAGGTATTGCCACAGAAACGGCTAAATATGTAAAAGAAGTTGAAGGCACCAAGGTTAAAATATTAGATACCCGTAAAACGGTACCTGGTCTTCGTACATTTGATAAATACGCTGTAAAAATGGGCGGGGGAACCAATCATCGAATTGGACTCTTCGATCTGGCTATGATCAAGGACAACCACATTAAAATTGCCGGAGGCATAACCAAAGCTGTTGCTCAGGTTCGAAAAGCCATTCCTGCCGATATTAAAATAGAAGTTGAAACAACAACTCTTGAAGAAGTTGCTGAAGCTGCTGATGCGGGTTCTGACATTATCATGCTGGATAATATGAGCAACGAAATGATGACAGAAGCTGTAAAACTGATTAATGGCAGATGTCTTGTTGAAGCCTCAGGAAATATGAATATTCAGCGTTTAAAAGGCGTTGCTGCAACCGGAATCGACGTAATTTCAGTCGGTGCACTCACCCACTCTGTTATTGCTCTGGATATCAGTCAGAATATTTGCCAAATATAA
- the nadB gene encoding L-aspartate oxidase, with amino-acid sequence MFTEKEFDFLIIGSGLAGLYAANCAAKLGRVVLVTKAELSVSNSYYAQGGIAAVTNSDDSPELHLKDTFEAGRGLCDYPPVNILVNEGPDRIKDLIEMGMQFDTLEGELSRGLEGGHLRRRVLHAGGDSTGKELVKFLTEKILSNKNIEVLENQMVYKLLCKNKQCFGALTYKPDDGSNLKIMAKHTFLAMGGASAIYQRTTNPNTTVGDGIALAYAEGIEIADMEFVQFHPSAFYSEDGNTFLISEAVRGEGAHLYNKKGERFMVDKHELAELAPRDVVARSIFEQMQTHKDKFVYLRLNHLDANKIKDRFPTLYKKCADFGVDMCTQVPIAPAAHYMVGGIKTGLNGETNIAHLYSFGELASSGVMGANRLASNSLLECLVFGKRAITHAAKQTTETDSPDFNEKELYCNSELEGKFLKKVNDMANIMNTNLGIVRTQAGMIQLINSIELIKQNFPFEKNEYYSTRLQNLLQVCQLMTKAALERKESRGGHIRTDFEKENSAYIAHSIQTINKDLRFVPIEK; translated from the coding sequence ATGTTTACAGAAAAAGAGTTTGATTTTTTGATTATTGGTAGCGGATTGGCTGGACTTTATGCAGCGAATTGTGCCGCTAAGCTGGGACGCGTGGTTCTTGTAACCAAGGCAGAGCTCAGTGTTAGCAACTCCTATTATGCTCAGGGCGGTATTGCAGCCGTTACAAATTCAGACGACTCGCCTGAATTACATCTAAAAGACACATTTGAAGCCGGTCGTGGTTTATGCGACTATCCACCGGTAAATATACTTGTAAACGAAGGGCCGGATCGGATTAAGGATCTTATCGAAATGGGAATGCAATTTGACACGCTTGAAGGCGAGTTATCAAGAGGCCTTGAAGGCGGTCATCTTCGCAGAAGAGTTCTCCATGCCGGCGGCGATTCTACAGGGAAAGAGCTGGTTAAATTTCTGACTGAAAAGATCCTCAGCAACAAAAACATTGAAGTTTTGGAAAACCAAATGGTTTACAAACTATTATGTAAGAACAAGCAATGCTTTGGCGCACTTACATATAAACCCGATGATGGCAGCAACCTTAAAATTATGGCTAAACATACTTTTTTGGCCATGGGAGGCGCTTCAGCAATCTATCAACGAACCACCAACCCCAACACAACAGTTGGCGACGGTATTGCCTTAGCTTACGCCGAAGGTATCGAAATTGCTGACATGGAATTTGTTCAATTTCACCCAAGTGCTTTCTACTCTGAAGATGGAAATACCTTTTTAATCAGCGAAGCTGTTCGTGGTGAGGGTGCACATCTTTACAATAAAAAGGGCGAACGTTTTATGGTTGACAAACATGAGCTGGCCGAACTAGCCCCAAGAGATGTGGTTGCACGTTCCATCTTCGAGCAAATGCAAACCCATAAGGATAAATTTGTCTACTTAAGATTAAATCATCTTGATGCCAACAAGATTAAAGATCGTTTCCCTACACTTTATAAGAAGTGTGCTGACTTTGGTGTTGACATGTGCACTCAAGTCCCCATTGCTCCTGCTGCACACTATATGGTAGGAGGAATTAAAACAGGGCTGAATGGTGAAACAAATATTGCCCACCTTTATAGCTTTGGCGAACTCGCCTCTTCGGGCGTAATGGGAGCAAATCGACTGGCATCAAACTCATTATTAGAATGTTTAGTCTTTGGCAAACGAGCAATCACACATGCTGCCAAACAAACAACTGAAACAGATAGTCCTGATTTCAACGAAAAAGAACTGTATTGTAATTCTGAACTCGAGGGAAAATTTCTGAAAAAGGTCAATGATATGGCAAATATCATGAATACAAACCTAGGGATTGTTCGTACTCAGGCGGGAATGATTCAACTCATCAATTCAATCGAATTGATTAAACAAAATTTCCCTTTCGAGAAAAATGAATATTACAGTACCCGACTGCAAAACTTGTTGCAAGTTTGCCAACTTATGACAAAAGCTGCACTTGAAAGAAAAGAGAGCCGAGGTGGTCATATCAGAACTGATTTTGAAAAAGAAAATAGCGCTTATATAGCCCATTCAATACAAACAATAAACAAAGACTTGCGCTTTGTACCTATCGAAAAATAA
- a CDS encoding HD domain-containing protein, protein MIEESYNKISTWYDSYASEFFCEDDEIQINIDLIKTHASRVVENVRELGSSIDVEESDLFLLQTAALLHDVGRFVQLVEHGTYADNEESNHIQIGLDVIEAHNVLNDLEEADKALIIDCVKMHDLNILPKMSDERSLALIHLLRDADRIDVLRIVSDYYTHKKVHPNRHLDMELKDMPGIAKKISKDIMAEKVASREDVETLNDLKLFQMSWIFDMKYKRSFKMVSEKSYIKAIFETLPKSDVVIDMYRNMKIFMENQL, encoded by the coding sequence GTGATAGAAGAATCCTATAATAAGATTAGTACTTGGTATGATTCATATGCTTCCGAGTTTTTTTGCGAAGACGATGAAATTCAGATCAATATCGATCTAATAAAAACACATGCTTCGCGTGTTGTTGAAAATGTGAGAGAGTTGGGAAGTAGTATAGATGTTGAAGAATCAGATTTATTTCTGCTTCAAACAGCCGCTCTTCTTCATGATGTTGGACGATTTGTGCAGTTGGTAGAACATGGTACTTATGCAGATAATGAAGAGTCCAATCATATTCAAATAGGATTGGATGTGATTGAAGCGCATAATGTATTAAACGATTTGGAAGAAGCTGATAAGGCTTTGATAATTGACTGTGTGAAAATGCACGATTTAAACATCTTGCCAAAGATGTCTGATGAGCGTTCACTAGCACTTATTCATTTGCTTCGCGATGCAGATCGAATTGATGTGTTACGAATTGTTTCGGATTATTATACGCACAAAAAGGTTCATCCAAACCGACATTTGGACATGGAACTAAAAGACATGCCGGGAATCGCGAAGAAGATTTCCAAGGATATTATGGCTGAAAAAGTTGCCAGTCGCGAGGATGTTGAGACCTTAAATGATTTGAAATTATTTCAGATGTCCTGGATTTTTGACATGAAATATAAACGAAGTTTTAAGATGGTGAGTGAAAAAAGCTATATAAAAGCCATTTTTGAAACCTTGCCTAAAAGTGATGTTGTCATTGATATGTATCGAAATATGAAGATTTTCATGGAAAATCAATTGTAA
- a CDS encoding (2Fe-2S)-binding protein — translation MRDIVCNCQMVDRDTIDKAIHEKNATTIEEIRRYTGANTGCGKCMSYINSILDSEVPKVAAKKPVAQSKFKLW, via the coding sequence ATGAGAGATATTGTTTGTAACTGTCAGATGGTTGATAGAGATACTATAGATAAAGCGATTCATGAGAAGAATGCTACAACGATTGAAGAAATTAGACGATATACTGGCGCTAATACAGGTTGTGGAAAATGCATGAGCTATATTAATTCTATTTTGGATTCAGAAGTTCCAAAAGTCGCTGCGAAAAAACCGGTAGCCCAAAGCAAATTCAAATTATGGTAA
- the trxB gene encoding thioredoxin-disulfide reductase, with product MNLEEKKSTTPEGDIERVKCLIIGSGPAGYTAAIYAARANLSPVLIEGLQPGGQLTTTTEIDNFPGYPDGVTGVEMMADLKKQAERFGTDCRWGIVTEVDFSSYPHKVVVDGNKTIEAESVILGTGATAKYLGLESETTYAGSGVSACATCDGFFYRGKDVAVVGGGDTAAEEATYLAGLCNKVYLIVRKPYLRASKAMQDRVNRTKNIEVLYEHNTKEITGDGVVQGATLIKRLGEEDEQEVKISVDGFFLAIGHTPNSDFFKQYVTTDENGYVVTEPDSTRTNVPGVFACGDLKDSVYRQAITSAGSGCMAAMDAEKFLAERE from the coding sequence ATGAACTTAGAGGAAAAAAAATCGACTACACCTGAAGGTGATATAGAAAGAGTAAAATGTCTAATTATTGGATCTGGTCCTGCGGGTTATACTGCTGCTATTTATGCTGCCAGAGCTAATCTTAGCCCGGTACTGATCGAAGGATTACAACCTGGCGGGCAATTAACAACAACAACTGAAATTGACAACTTCCCTGGTTATCCCGATGGTGTTACAGGTGTTGAAATGATGGCTGATCTAAAAAAGCAAGCTGAACGTTTTGGGACTGATTGTCGTTGGGGCATTGTTACAGAAGTTGATTTTTCATCATACCCACACAAAGTTGTGGTTGATGGTAACAAAACAATTGAAGCTGAATCGGTCATTCTAGGAACAGGTGCAACGGCCAAATATTTGGGTCTGGAATCTGAAACCACATATGCCGGATCAGGTGTATCTGCTTGTGCAACTTGCGATGGTTTCTTCTACCGTGGTAAAGATGTCGCTGTTGTTGGTGGTGGTGATACTGCTGCTGAAGAAGCCACTTATCTTGCAGGTTTGTGTAATAAAGTCTACTTAATTGTTCGTAAACCTTATTTACGTGCATCTAAAGCGATGCAAGATCGAGTAAACCGAACAAAGAATATCGAAGTTCTTTACGAACACAATACAAAAGAAATTACCGGTGATGGTGTTGTTCAGGGCGCTACTTTAATCAAGCGTCTTGGCGAAGAAGATGAGCAGGAAGTTAAGATCAGTGTTGATGGATTCTTCCTTGCAATTGGTCACACGCCAAACTCTGATTTCTTTAAGCAATACGTTACAACTGACGAAAACGGCTATGTTGTGACTGAACCAGATTCTACCCGAACGAATGTTCCTGGTGTTTTTGCTTGTGGCGACCTTAAAGATTCAGTATACCGTCAGGCTATTACCTCAGCAGGTTCTGGTTGTATGGCAGCAATGGATGCTGAAAAATTTCTTGCCGAGCGCGAGTAA
- a CDS encoding BT0820 family HAD-type phosphatase yields MIIAVDFDGTIVEHKYPNIGAEIPFAFETLKMLQEKGHQLILWTYRCGTELDEAVAYCKKNDLEFYAINKNYPEEIFDAGISRKIIADIYIDDRNLGGLPDWGEIYAQIVGVEDNPYMHDSQSKSKGINKLLKKYFSI; encoded by the coding sequence ATGATTATAGCTGTAGATTTTGATGGTACCATAGTCGAGCATAAATACCCCAATATTGGTGCTGAGATTCCTTTTGCATTTGAAACTCTGAAAATGTTGCAGGAAAAAGGGCACCAGCTTATTTTATGGACTTACCGCTGTGGAACAGAATTGGATGAGGCTGTAGCATATTGTAAAAAGAACGATCTTGAATTTTATGCGATCAATAAAAACTATCCTGAGGAAATTTTTGATGCCGGGATTAGTCGAAAAATAATTGCTGATATTTACATTGATGATCGTAACCTAGGTGGTTTACCTGATTGGGGTGAAATTTATGCCCAGATAGTGGGAGTTGAGGATAACCCGTATATGCATGACTCCCAAAGTAAATCTAAAGGGATTAATAAACTGCTGAAAAAGTACTTTTCGATATAA
- a CDS encoding phage integrase SAM-like domain-containing protein codes for MRLASGYLRVGFVNSIKKGNKVNSMAFEFRTLRAVYNRAIKEGLAKKELYPFDKFKIKTEKIQKRALSKDEIILIRDIDLDDFPGQKKHEICSSFVFIPWECLLLILLI; via the coding sequence ATGAGGCTTGCCTCTGGTTATCTACGAGTTGGCTTTGTTAATTCAATTAAAAAAGGGAATAAGGTCAATAGTATGGCCTTTGAATTTAGAACTTTGAGAGCCGTTTATAATAGAGCCATAAAAGAAGGTCTAGCCAAAAAGGAACTTTACCCATTCGATAAGTTCAAGATCAAAACAGAGAAAATTCAAAAGAGAGCTTTATCCAAGGATGAAATCATATTAATAAGGGATATTGATTTGGATGATTTCCCTGGCCAAAAGAAGCACGAGATTTGTTCAAGTTTTGTTTTTATACCATGGGAATGTCTTTTGTTGATATTGCTTATCTGA
- a CDS encoding tyrosine-type recombinase/integrase — MSFVDIAYLKVKDVRKGRLNYSRQKTSQKYSMAILEPAMEIIKRYSDLKDPEAFLFPLLDPKHEKIHELYRSCMRNKNRRLKEIGKKLELSLPLTSYVARHSWATIAKRSGVPTAVISEGLGHTTENTTQVYLDSFENEVLDAANRLITL, encoded by the coding sequence ATGTCTTTTGTTGATATTGCTTATCTGAAAGTTAAGGATGTTCGCAAAGGCCGGTTGAATTACTCGAGACAGAAAACCAGTCAAAAATACAGTATGGCCATTTTGGAACCCGCAATGGAGATTATTAAACGGTATTCAGATCTAAAGGATCCTGAAGCGTTTCTATTTCCTTTATTGGATCCCAAACATGAGAAAATTCATGAGCTTTATCGTTCATGCATGAGGAATAAGAATAGAAGATTAAAGGAAATTGGAAAAAAGCTAGAGCTATCCTTACCATTAACATCATACGTCGCTCGTCACTCCTGGGCAACCATTGCCAAGCGTTCAGGAGTACCAACCGCGGTCATCTCAGAAGGTTTGGGACACACAACTGAGAATACAACCCAGGTTTATTTGGATAGTTTCGAAAATGAAGTCTTGGATGCTGCCAATAGATTGATAACGCTTTGA
- a CDS encoding RteC domain-containing protein translates to MIKNSSLVALENELSKANVVFKDEGGLSTLYFNNFSNPNDFKEKLDSLYLNFSKELSQNLRGLTARDSRLHHLELVLRIFVSLQEKLGSNLTLLNSPVEVSTKNEIAATCICSKISDVQDLISYICFQKNTILESIRLIKTYRLKFRKNANEYWKDVFKDFYPYYCRLKEQLSEIGLIQDRIQFLKDQRKELEIVFQEKGVNLFDSPLNLFFEFHIDGLKDLYFSSKLNPTSKPIEQHLKWSGDKVKFIELILSLDLLKVVEFMDGSPISRKELFRRFEIFFDLPHINDLGSRIHKLKMRSNTTPFLDELKENCNRFLNDND, encoded by the coding sequence ATGATCAAGAATTCAAGCTTAGTGGCTTTGGAGAATGAATTGTCTAAAGCCAATGTTGTGTTTAAAGATGAAGGTGGATTATCCACCTTATACTTCAATAACTTTTCCAATCCGAATGATTTTAAGGAAAAACTAGATAGTCTCTACCTGAATTTTTCTAAAGAATTAAGTCAAAATTTAAGAGGATTGACAGCTCGGGATTCTAGATTGCATCATTTGGAATTGGTATTGAGAATTTTTGTTAGTCTTCAGGAAAAATTAGGCTCAAATTTGACTCTGCTCAATTCCCCTGTTGAGGTTTCAACAAAGAATGAGATAGCGGCAACTTGTATTTGCTCCAAAATATCGGATGTTCAGGATTTGATTTCTTATATCTGTTTTCAGAAGAATACTATTTTGGAATCAATTAGATTGATCAAGACTTATCGATTAAAATTTAGAAAGAATGCCAATGAATATTGGAAAGATGTTTTCAAAGATTTTTACCCCTATTATTGCCGATTAAAAGAGCAATTGAGTGAGATTGGTTTGATCCAGGATAGAATACAATTCTTAAAAGATCAGCGAAAAGAGCTAGAAATAGTGTTTCAGGAGAAGGGGGTGAATTTATTTGATTCTCCCTTAAATCTATTCTTTGAGTTTCACATTGATGGCCTTAAAGATTTGTATTTTTCATCAAAACTAAACCCAACTTCTAAACCAATAGAACAACATCTGAAATGGTCTGGAGATAAGGTGAAGTTTATTGAGTTGATCTTATCTCTCGATTTATTAAAAGTTGTGGAGTTTATGGATGGTAGTCCAATTTCAAGGAAAGAACTTTTCAGACGATTCGAGATCTTTTTTGATTTACCACACATTAACGATTTAGGAAGTCGAATCCACAAGTTAAAAATGCGTTCCAATACAACTCCTTTTCTTGATGAACTAAAAGAGAATTGTAATCGATTTTTAAATGATAACGATTGA
- a CDS encoding helix-turn-helix domain-containing protein: MKSIETQLKQISLNERNPLGDIYLDTDEVCTLLKVCKRTLQKYRDESCISFIQLGGKTLYKTSDIVEALEKNYQPALTNV; encoded by the coding sequence ATGAAATCCATTGAGACCCAACTCAAGCAGATTTCCCTAAATGAAAGAAACCCCTTAGGTGACATTTACCTGGATACCGATGAGGTTTGCACCTTGCTCAAAGTGTGTAAACGCACCCTTCAAAAGTACCGCGATGAGTCTTGTATTTCATTCATTCAACTTGGAGGCAAAACCCTCTACAAAACCAGCGACATCGTAGAAGCACTTGAAAAGAACTACCAACCCGCACTAACTAATGTCTAG
- a CDS encoding Mrr restriction system protein, translating into MAKSKSKLIAEKTIFAAFKILKEAGGEMRGRDVVDKIRETLEFNEYEKHVYEKTGYVRWESALQFYSIDCMKAGYLRKKKGLWILTDEGRAAIKLGQEKLLETASKKYRIWDAKRVKADQKQDDVETDDLNGEQSQQQRALLNQYEQDASVGLRAFILSKNPYEFQDLIASLLNAMGYHISDIAQRGPDGGIDIIAYTDPLGTQQPRIIVQVKHRPNDSVSSDEIQKLSGTLKRATDVGIFVTSGQFSKPAIKEARGSREHIELIDFDRFINLWVEYYNKMTDEQKNMLPLHPIYFLGSNE; encoded by the coding sequence ATGGCAAAGTCAAAGTCAAAACTTATTGCTGAAAAGACCATTTTTGCTGCCTTCAAAATCTTGAAAGAAGCTGGTGGCGAGATGAGAGGAAGAGATGTTGTAGATAAAATTAGAGAGACACTTGAATTTAATGAATATGAGAAGCATGTGTATGAAAAGACGGGATATGTACGTTGGGAATCAGCCTTGCAATTTTATTCAATAGACTGCATGAAGGCAGGCTATCTTAGAAAGAAAAAGGGACTTTGGATATTGACAGATGAAGGTCGTGCTGCAATAAAATTAGGGCAAGAAAAACTATTGGAAACTGCATCAAAGAAATATCGTATTTGGGACGCTAAGAGAGTTAAGGCAGACCAAAAGCAAGATGATGTGGAGACTGATGATCTTAATGGAGAACAATCTCAACAACAACGTGCACTGTTAAATCAGTACGAACAGGATGCTAGTGTTGGATTACGTGCCTTTATTCTTAGTAAAAACCCCTATGAATTTCAGGATCTTATCGCATCCTTATTGAATGCCATGGGATATCATATTTCTGATATCGCACAGAGAGGACCAGATGGAGGTATTGATATTATAGCTTATACCGATCCTTTAGGAACCCAACAACCTAGAATTATTGTGCAGGTAAAACACAGGCCTAATGATTCGGTTTCTTCTGACGAAATTCAAAAGCTCTCGGGGACACTTAAGAGAGCTACTGATGTTGGTATTTTTGTGACTTCGGGGCAGTTCTCAAAACCTGCTATAAAGGAGGCAAGAGGCTCTAGAGAGCATATAGAACTGATTGATTTCGATAGGTTCATAAATCTTTGGGTTGAGTACTACAATAAAATGACCGATGAGCAGAAGAACATGCTGCCATTGCACCCAATTTACTTTCTTGGTAGTAATGAATAA
- a CDS encoding PD-(D/E)XK nuclease family protein gives MGIAKQPHYENVLSNLYAFFFDVNEEHGLKDLFISTFIDIIQVKTKGQGKQFYFDDGFEVRTEVGTGEGRIDLFLANESSAIIIENKVYHNLINPLANYWALIDRIELQNKIGVVLSLRKIPYTGNENFINITHLELMEEVMRNLNIYEEQASPKFLIFLEDLHQNIKNLSLSHMKVEELELFLLNKDKINQLVKYRRNIQVHVEDEIAKACKELGGNLKLAKPKDKNRGKRLRYMISPSYKDLVITVVYGELLNEVGGQLHLIVEMRNKLLNDREQYRNIQFPAITDDVRRDDFFEIKDQNYEHFASKSYDLGLENFHDLNLFIVRKLKEDGLYSVYTHLNSYIKESRKEKQKRNPQPVEL, from the coding sequence TTGGGAATAGCCAAGCAACCTCACTATGAGAACGTATTGTCAAATCTCTATGCATTTTTTTTTGATGTAAATGAAGAGCATGGATTGAAAGATCTGTTCATTTCAACATTCATTGATATCATACAGGTCAAAACAAAAGGACAAGGGAAACAGTTTTACTTTGATGACGGTTTTGAAGTTAGGACTGAGGTGGGAACTGGAGAAGGAAGAATTGATTTATTCTTGGCTAATGAATCAAGTGCCATTATCATTGAGAATAAAGTTTATCACAATCTAATAAATCCTTTAGCTAATTATTGGGCCCTAATAGATCGCATTGAACTTCAGAATAAAATAGGTGTTGTTTTATCTCTTAGAAAAATTCCATACACTGGGAATGAGAATTTTATTAACATCACTCATCTGGAGTTAATGGAAGAGGTGATGAGGAATTTGAATATTTATGAAGAACAAGCATCACCGAAATTTTTGATTTTTCTGGAAGATCTACATCAAAACATTAAGAATTTAAGTTTGAGTCATATGAAAGTTGAGGAATTAGAACTGTTTTTGCTGAATAAAGACAAAATCAATCAATTGGTTAAATATCGCAGAAATATTCAAGTTCATGTGGAAGATGAAATTGCAAAAGCATGTAAAGAACTAGGTGGTAATTTGAAATTGGCCAAACCAAAAGATAAGAATAGAGGAAAAAGATTGAGATATATGATTTCTCCAAGTTATAAAGATTTAGTGATTACTGTAGTGTATGGAGAATTGCTGAATGAAGTTGGAGGTCAATTGCATCTAATTGTGGAGATGAGAAATAAATTATTAAATGATCGCGAACAATATCGCAACATTCAGTTTCCAGCTATAACAGATGACGTGAGACGAGATGACTTCTTTGAAATTAAGGATCAAAACTACGAACATTTCGCAAGCAAATCTTATGATTTGGGGCTGGAAAATTTTCATGATTTAAACTTATTTATCGTACGTAAACTTAAAGAAGATGGTTTGTATTCGGTATATACTCATTTGAATAGCTACATAAAAGAGAGCAGGAAAGAAAAACAAAAAAGAAATCCCCAACCAGTCGAACTATAA